In Drosophila teissieri strain GT53w chromosome 2R, Prin_Dtei_1.1, whole genome shotgun sequence, the following proteins share a genomic window:
- the LOC122614075 gene encoding arylalkylamine N-acetyltransferase-like 2, with translation MVSSTKDGITIRIMTKEDYPSVKALMKDSFFHSEPLCQSTDEEVESQNEKENDEYHLSMISQGTCLVAIDESNGGRLVGLVLAGAQYPDDVEKHRIEAEALEQNFWGRLSKFLSKIEREANLFERFGISKLLYSHITTVDVSMRGKALGSRLAGTLMEVGRSKGFPVMVAYCTSFYSARQKEALGMKCVHSLSYADYKDDQGRPIFTPAEPHTMARVMAIKL, from the coding sequence ATGGTCTCCAGCACAAAAGATGGTATTACCATAAGGATCATGACAAAAGAGGACTACCCAAGTGTAAAAGCACTCATGAAGGACTCCTTTTTCCATTCAGAGCCACTGTGCCAATCAACTGACGAAGAAGTTGAAAGTCAAAACGAGAAGGAGAACGATGAATATCACCTGTCGATGATTTCTCAGGGCACCTGCTTGGTGGCCATCGATGAGAGCAATGGTGGACGGTTGGTGGGACTGGTACTTGCTGGTGCCCAGTATCCCGACGATGTGGAGAAACATCGCATTGAGGCAGAGGCCTTGGAGCAGAACTTTTGGGGACGCCTCAGCAAGTTTCTCTCCAAAATTGAACGGGAGGCCAACCTCTTTGAGCGCTTTGGCATATCGAAACTGCTCTACTCCCACATTACCACTGTCGATGTTTCAATGAGGGGCAAAGCACTGGGCTCACGACTCGCTGGTACTTTAATGGAGGTGGGTCGATCTAAAGGATTTCCCGTGATGGTAGCCTACTGCACGAGCTTTTACTCCGCCCGCCAAAAGGAGGCACTGGGGATGAAGTGCGTCCATTCGCTCTCCTACGCCGATTACAAAGACGATCAAGGACGACCGATCTTTACACCCGCAGAACCACACACAATGGCTCGAGTTATGGCCATCAAACTGTAA